A single genomic interval of Helianthus annuus cultivar XRQ/B chromosome 13, HanXRQr2.0-SUNRISE, whole genome shotgun sequence harbors:
- the LOC110898204 gene encoding putative deoxyribonuclease TATDN1 isoform X1, giving the protein MATLRMIDIAVNFTDSMFKGVYNGKQCHLPDIAAVLGRAWNAGVDRIIVTGGSLEESKEALAIAETDARLFCTVGVHPTRCNEFDESGDPEKHFQALLSLAKEGIEKGKVVAIGECGLDYDRTHFCPPDIQKKYFERQFELAHILKLPMFLHMRAAAGDFCDILEQNKQRFCGGVAHSFTGTPEDRDKLLAFSNLFIGINGCSLKTSENLDALKGIPVDRMMIETDSPYCEIKNTHAGKNFVKSTWPSKKKEKYDQDCLVKGRNEPCLVRQVLEVVGGCKGVADINQLSRTLYHNTCRVFFPHDLDSAADAILSGDQISKSRISSRKRVDLTRWVSWICITFHLIIKSIF; this is encoded by the exons ATGGCGACACTTCGGATGATAG ACATTGCAGTTAACTTTACAG ATAGCATGTTTAAGGGTGTATATAATGGAAAACAATGCCATTTGCCCGATATTGCAGCTGTTTTAGGTAGGGCCTGGAACGCGGGCGTTGACCGGATTATT GTCACGGGAGGATCACTTGAGGAGTCAAAGGAAGCTTTAGCTATTGCAGAAACTGATG CAAGGCTGTTTTGTACAGTTGGAGTGCACCCGACACGATGCAAT GAGTTTGATGAGAGTGGAGATCCAGAAAAGCATTTCCAGGCACTATTGTCATTAGCTAAAGAGGGCATTGAAAAAGGGAAG GTAGTGGCAATTGGTGAATGTGGACTGGACTACGACCGAACTCATTTTTGTCCACCGGATATTCAAAAGAA GTACTTTGAAAGGCAGTTTGAATTAGCACATATCCTGAAGCTCCCGATGTTTCTTCATATGCGAGCAGCTGCTGGAGATTTCTGTGACATTCTTGAGCAAAACAAGCAAAG GTTCTGTGGCGGAGTTGCCCACTCATTTACTGGTACTCCTGAAGACCGAGATAAGCTTCTGGCATTTAGCAATCTCTTCATAG GTATAAATGGGTGCTCTTTAAAAACTTCTGAAAACCTTGACGCTCTAAAGGGTATCCCGGTTGATAGAATGATGATCGAGACGGATTCTCCGTATTGTGAGATAAAAAACACTCATGCCGGAAAAAATTTCGTAAAATCCACCTGGCCGTCTAAGAAGAAAGAGAAGTATGACCAGGATTGTTTAGTCAAAGGTCGGAATGAACCATGTTTAGTTCG GCAAGTTCTTGAGGTTGTGGGTGGGTGTAAAGGTGTTGCGGATATAAACCAACTGAGCAGAACTCTGTACCACAATACATGCAG GGTTTTCTTTCCTCATGACTTGGATTCTGCAGCAGATGCTATTCTTTCTGGTGATCAAATATCCAA GTCTCGGATCAGCAGCAGGAAACGAGTGGATTTGACCCGTTGGGTCAGTTGGATATGTATCACATTCCATCTTATCATCAAATCCATATTTTGA
- the LOC110898204 gene encoding putative deoxyribonuclease TATDN1 isoform X2 gives MFKGVYNGKQCHLPDIAAVLGRAWNAGVDRIIVTGGSLEESKEALAIAETDARLFCTVGVHPTRCNEFDESGDPEKHFQALLSLAKEGIEKGKVVAIGECGLDYDRTHFCPPDIQKKYFERQFELAHILKLPMFLHMRAAAGDFCDILEQNKQRFCGGVAHSFTGTPEDRDKLLAFSNLFIGINGCSLKTSENLDALKGIPVDRMMIETDSPYCEIKNTHAGKNFVKSTWPSKKKEKYDQDCLVKGRNEPCLVRQVLEVVGGCKGVADINQLSRTLYHNTCRVFFPHDLDSAADAILSGDQISKSRISSRKRVDLTRWVSWICITFHLIIKSIF, from the exons ATGTTTAAGGGTGTATATAATGGAAAACAATGCCATTTGCCCGATATTGCAGCTGTTTTAGGTAGGGCCTGGAACGCGGGCGTTGACCGGATTATT GTCACGGGAGGATCACTTGAGGAGTCAAAGGAAGCTTTAGCTATTGCAGAAACTGATG CAAGGCTGTTTTGTACAGTTGGAGTGCACCCGACACGATGCAAT GAGTTTGATGAGAGTGGAGATCCAGAAAAGCATTTCCAGGCACTATTGTCATTAGCTAAAGAGGGCATTGAAAAAGGGAAG GTAGTGGCAATTGGTGAATGTGGACTGGACTACGACCGAACTCATTTTTGTCCACCGGATATTCAAAAGAA GTACTTTGAAAGGCAGTTTGAATTAGCACATATCCTGAAGCTCCCGATGTTTCTTCATATGCGAGCAGCTGCTGGAGATTTCTGTGACATTCTTGAGCAAAACAAGCAAAG GTTCTGTGGCGGAGTTGCCCACTCATTTACTGGTACTCCTGAAGACCGAGATAAGCTTCTGGCATTTAGCAATCTCTTCATAG GTATAAATGGGTGCTCTTTAAAAACTTCTGAAAACCTTGACGCTCTAAAGGGTATCCCGGTTGATAGAATGATGATCGAGACGGATTCTCCGTATTGTGAGATAAAAAACACTCATGCCGGAAAAAATTTCGTAAAATCCACCTGGCCGTCTAAGAAGAAAGAGAAGTATGACCAGGATTGTTTAGTCAAAGGTCGGAATGAACCATGTTTAGTTCG GCAAGTTCTTGAGGTTGTGGGTGGGTGTAAAGGTGTTGCGGATATAAACCAACTGAGCAGAACTCTGTACCACAATACATGCAG GGTTTTCTTTCCTCATGACTTGGATTCTGCAGCAGATGCTATTCTTTCTGGTGATCAAATATCCAA GTCTCGGATCAGCAGCAGGAAACGAGTGGATTTGACCCGTTGGGTCAGTTGGATATGTATCACATTCCATCTTATCATCAAATCCATATTTTGA
- the LOC110898204 gene encoding putative deoxyribonuclease TATDN1 isoform X3, whose protein sequence is MATLRMIDIAVNFTDSMFKGVYNGKQCHLPDIAAVLGRAWNAGVDRIIVTGGSLEESKEALAIAETDARLFCTVGVHPTRCNEFDESGDPEKHFQALLSLAKEGIEKGKVVAIGECGLDYDRTHFCPPDIQKKYFERQFELAHILKLPMFLHMRAAAGDFCDILEQNKQRFCGGVAHSFTGTPEDRDKLLAFSNLFIGINGCSLKTSENLDALKGIPVDRMMIETDSPYCEIKNTHAGKNFVKSTWPSKKKEKYDQDCLVKGRNEPCLVRQVLEVVGGCKGVADINQLSRTLYHNTCRVFFPHDLDSAADAILSGDQISK, encoded by the exons ATGGCGACACTTCGGATGATAG ACATTGCAGTTAACTTTACAG ATAGCATGTTTAAGGGTGTATATAATGGAAAACAATGCCATTTGCCCGATATTGCAGCTGTTTTAGGTAGGGCCTGGAACGCGGGCGTTGACCGGATTATT GTCACGGGAGGATCACTTGAGGAGTCAAAGGAAGCTTTAGCTATTGCAGAAACTGATG CAAGGCTGTTTTGTACAGTTGGAGTGCACCCGACACGATGCAAT GAGTTTGATGAGAGTGGAGATCCAGAAAAGCATTTCCAGGCACTATTGTCATTAGCTAAAGAGGGCATTGAAAAAGGGAAG GTAGTGGCAATTGGTGAATGTGGACTGGACTACGACCGAACTCATTTTTGTCCACCGGATATTCAAAAGAA GTACTTTGAAAGGCAGTTTGAATTAGCACATATCCTGAAGCTCCCGATGTTTCTTCATATGCGAGCAGCTGCTGGAGATTTCTGTGACATTCTTGAGCAAAACAAGCAAAG GTTCTGTGGCGGAGTTGCCCACTCATTTACTGGTACTCCTGAAGACCGAGATAAGCTTCTGGCATTTAGCAATCTCTTCATAG GTATAAATGGGTGCTCTTTAAAAACTTCTGAAAACCTTGACGCTCTAAAGGGTATCCCGGTTGATAGAATGATGATCGAGACGGATTCTCCGTATTGTGAGATAAAAAACACTCATGCCGGAAAAAATTTCGTAAAATCCACCTGGCCGTCTAAGAAGAAAGAGAAGTATGACCAGGATTGTTTAGTCAAAGGTCGGAATGAACCATGTTTAGTTCG GCAAGTTCTTGAGGTTGTGGGTGGGTGTAAAGGTGTTGCGGATATAAACCAACTGAGCAGAACTCTGTACCACAATACATGCAG GGTTTTCTTTCCTCATGACTTGGATTCTGCAGCAGATGCTATTCTTTCTGGTGATCAAATATCCAA